A genomic segment from Nitrospirota bacterium encodes:
- a CDS encoding cyclic nucleotide-binding domain-containing protein: MSTVPIKVIPKDQIIFREGAKGDAGYLIKTGKVEISKLIDGKKLVLENLGPGSLFGEMALILDQDRAASAIASEPVELFVLDKDGFTNMLDKSPKILAVLLKSLVNRLKKTVEQISAKTSDNPFMSVGVVMDMMIKMTLASKPQGGGGPGGKEGTPKVTLAYRDVLAKLREALSMTGADVENVLK; encoded by the coding sequence ATGTCGACGGTACCCATAAAAGTTATTCCGAAAGATCAGATCATCTTTCGCGAGGGCGCGAAGGGCGATGCCGGCTACCTCATAAAAACCGGCAAGGTTGAAATCTCCAAGCTGATAGACGGCAAGAAACTCGTGCTCGAGAACCTCGGGCCCGGTTCCCTTTTCGGCGAAATGGCCCTGATTCTGGATCAGGATCGGGCGGCCTCCGCGATTGCGAGCGAACCCGTGGAATTGTTCGTCCTCGACAAGGACGGCTTCACCAACATGCTGGACAAGTCGCCCAAGATCCTCGCCGTCCTCCTCAAGTCCCTCGTCAACCGCCTCAAGAAAACCGTCGAACAAATCAGCGCCAAGACCAGCGACAATCCGTTCATGAGCGTGGGCGTGGTGATGGACATGATGATCAAGATGACGCTGGCCTCGAAGCCGCAGGGGGGCGGAGGGCCTGGTGGCAAGGAGGGCACCCCAAAGGTGACCCTCGCCTACCGCGACGTTCTCGCGAAGTTGCGTGAGGCGCTTTCCATGACCGGCGCGGATGTGGAAAACGTCCTCAAG